Proteins encoded by one window of Culicoides brevitarsis isolate CSIRO-B50_1 chromosome 2, AGI_CSIRO_Cbre_v1, whole genome shotgun sequence:
- the LOC134830448 gene encoding AP-1 complex subunit sigma-2 isoform X4, which produces MMQFMLLFSRQGKLRLQKWYVAHQDKVKKKITRELITTILTRKPKMCSFLEWKDLKVVYKRYASLYFCCAIEQNDNELLTLEIIHRYVELLDKYFGSVCELDIIFNFEKAYFILDELLIGGELQETSKKNVLKAIAAQDVLQEEYPEDIL; this is translated from the exons ATG ATGcaatttatgttattattcAGCCGTCAAGGCAAATTAAGGCTCCAAAAATGGTACGTCGCACATCAAGACAAGGTCAAGAAAAAGATCACCCGTGAACTTATCACAACAATTCTCACGAGAAAGCCCAAAATGTGCTCATTTCTCGAATGGAAAGACTTGAAAGTTGTCTATAAAAG atATGCAAGTTTATACTTTTGCTGTGCAATCGAGCAAAATGACAACGAATTGCTCACACTGGAAATAATTCACAGATACGTCGAATTATTAGATAAATATTTCGGaagt gTGTGTGAATTGGacataattttcaactttgaaaAAGCCTATTTCATCCTCGATGAACTCCTAATCGGCGGCGAACTGCAAGAAAcgtcaaagaaaaatgtgcTCAAGGCCATTGCGGCACAAGACGTCTTACAAGAG GAATATCCGGAAGATATATTGtag
- the LOC134829585 gene encoding iron-sulfur cluster transfer protein Nubpl, translating into MIFNQILRIFPRNFVQIREKYSTTSSKPDARQAELMAKSLPKRALLPHVQDIVIVASGKGGVGKSTCAANLAVSLAAQGKSVGLLDADIFGPSIPLMMNLSETPLVDDKNLMIPPLNYGVKCISMGLLVNQGPVVWRGPLVMSALQRLLKGTNWGPSLDVLIVDTPPGTGDVHLSLHQNVPVSGVVLVSTPQTAALEVTHRGAEMYKTLKVPIIGLVENMSHAVCDNCQHRVSLFGAKTQKFAENNKINILASIPLEKDVMECSDLGTPVSLKLPESHAAKEYQSLSHKVIEFLTNQPPKIN; encoded by the exons atgatttttaatcaaattttaaggatttttccacgaaatttcgttcaaattagggaaaaa taTTCAACCACAAGCTCAAAGCCGGATGCTCGTCAAGCGGAATTAATGGCAAAATCCCTTCCCAAACGAGCCCTCTTACCTCACGTTCAAGACATCGTCATTGTCGCCAGTGGCAAAGGCGGCGTCGGTAAAAGTACTTGTGCTGCAAATCTCGCTGTTTCTCTCGCAGCACAGGGAAAATCCGTTGGATTACTCGATGCCGACATTTTCGGACCCTCGATCCCGTTAATGATGAATTTGAGTGAAACTCCGCTCGtggatgacaaaaatttaatgattccCCCACTGAATTACGGCGTAAAATGCATTTCGATGGGCTTACTCGTGAATCAGGGACCTGTCGTGTGGCGAGGACCTCTTGTGATGTCCGCCCTTCAACGTTTACTCAAAGGCACGAATTGGGGCCCATCGTTAGATGTGCTAATAGTCGATACTCCGCCAGGTACGGGCGACGTTCATCTCTCGTTGCACCAAAATGTGCCAGTTTCGGGAGTTGTTCTGGTCAGTACTCCCCAAACCGCAGCTCTGGAAGTCACGCATCGCGGCGCGGAAATGTATAAAACGCTAAAAGTGCCGATAATTGGTCTCGTGGAGAACATGAGTCATGCCGTTTGTGATAATTGTCAGCATCGAGTGTCGCTTTTTGgagcaaaaacacaaaaattcgcggaaaataacaaaattaacattttagcGTCGATCCCATTGGAGAAAGATGTCATGGAATGTTCGGATTTAGGGACTCCTGTCTCTTTAAAGCTCCCAGAATCGCACGCCGCCAAGGAATATCAAAGCCTAAGTCATAAA
- the LOC134830448 gene encoding AP-1 complex subunit sigma-2 isoform X2 — MMQFMLLFSRQGKLRLQKWYVAHQDKVKKKITRELITTILTRKPKMCSFLEWKDLKVVYKRYASLYFCCAIEQNDNELLTLEIIHRYVELLDKYFGSVCELDIIFNFEKAYFILDELLIGGELQETSKKNVLKAIAAQDVLQEDEAVEGALKDIGLL; from the exons ATG ATGcaatttatgttattattcAGCCGTCAAGGCAAATTAAGGCTCCAAAAATGGTACGTCGCACATCAAGACAAGGTCAAGAAAAAGATCACCCGTGAACTTATCACAACAATTCTCACGAGAAAGCCCAAAATGTGCTCATTTCTCGAATGGAAAGACTTGAAAGTTGTCTATAAAAG atATGCAAGTTTATACTTTTGCTGTGCAATCGAGCAAAATGACAACGAATTGCTCACACTGGAAATAATTCACAGATACGTCGAATTATTAGATAAATATTTCGGaagt gTGTGTGAATTGGacataattttcaactttgaaaAAGCCTATTTCATCCTCGATGAACTCCTAATCGGCGGCGAACTGCAAGAAAcgtcaaagaaaaatgtgcTCAAGGCCATTGCGGCACAAGACGTCTTACAAGAG GATGAAGCAGTTGAAGGCGCACTTAAAGATATTGgacttttataa
- the LOC134829219 gene encoding 26S proteasome non-ATPase regulatory subunit 6: MPVEDMTEQGLAKNPNLELAQLKFLLTLPEYNDSQEIKAKLNKAIEQDSMAPWYEELCAEFHWPVNRDFLAKMKRENEKQLAELDAAIEDAEKNLGEMEVRETNLKKAEYLSRIGDKNGAIKQFKVTYEKTVSLGHRLDIIFHNIRIGLFYLDHDLITRNIDKAKTLIEEGGDWDRRNRLKVYQGVYSFAIRDFKAATNFFLDTVSTFTSYELMDYQTFVRYTVYVAMISLPRKEIRTKVVKGAEIQEVLHALPDVKQYLMSLFECHYGEFFKNLTIVEQFLRQDYLINPHYRYYVREMRILAYGQLLESYRSLTLSYMAEAFGVTIDYVDAELSKFIAAGRLHAKIDRVGGIVETNRPDNKNWQYQATIKQGDILLNRIQKLSRVINI, translated from the coding sequence ATGCCTGTGGAAGACATGACGGAGCAAGGCTTAGCCAAAAATCCCAATCTCGAATTGGCACAACTGAAATTCCTGCTCACTTTGCCGGAGTACAATGACTCGCAGGAAATTAAGGCGAAGCTGAACAAAGCAATTGAACAAGATTCCATGGCGCCGTGGTACGAAGAGTTGTGCGCCGAGTTCCATTGGCCCGTAAATCGGgactttttggcaaaaatgaagcgcgaaaacgaaaaacaactCGCCGAGCTTGACGCTGCCATCGAAGatgcggaaaaaaatttgggcgAAATGGAAGTGCGCGAGACAAATTTGAAGAAAGCCGAGTATTTGTCGCGCATTGGCGACAAAAATGGGGCAATTAAGCAATTCAAAGTGACTTATGAGAAAACTGTGTCGCTCGGGCATCGTTTGGACATCATTTTTCACAACATTCGCATCGGGCTTTTTTACTTGGATCACGATTTGATAACGAGAAACATCGACAAAGCCAAGACTTTGATCGAGGAAGGCGGTGATTGGGACCGTCGCAACCGCCTAAAAGTCTATCAAGGCGTTTATTCGTTCGCCATTCGTGATTTTAAGGCAGCAACGAATTTCTTCCTCGACACCGTCAGCACTTTTACGAGTTACGAGCTCATGGATTACCAAACTTTTGTGCGTTACACGGTTTATGTGGCGATGATTAGTCTCCCGCGCAAGGAAATTCGCACAAAAGTCGTAAAAGGCGCCGAAATCCAAGAAGTTTTGCATGCCCTGCCCGACGTCAAGCAATACCTCATGTCCTTGTTTGAGTGTCATTACGGcgaattcttcaaaaatctcaCGATAGTCGAGCAATTTTTGCGTCAGGATTACCTCATCAACCCGCATTATCGCTATTACGTCCGTGAAATGCGAATTTTGGCGTACGGACAACTTTTGGAGAGCTACAGATCACTCACCCTGAGCTACATGGCAGAAGCGTTTGGGGTCACGATCGACTACGTTGACGCCGAATTGTCGAAATTTATCGCCGCCGGACGTTTACATGCGAAAATCGATCGTGTCGGAGGCATTGTCGAGACAAATCGACCCGATAACAAGAACTGGCAGTATCAAGCGACCATCAAACAAGGCGACATTTTGCTAAATCGCATCCAGAAGCTCAGTCGAGTCAtcaatatttag
- the LOC134830448 gene encoding AP-1 complex subunit sigma-2 isoform X1 has product MMQFMLLFSRQGKLRLQKWYVAHQDKVKKKITRELITTILTRKPKMCSFLEWKDLKVVYKRYASLYFCCAIEQNDNELLTLEIIHRYVELLDKYFGSVCELDIIFNFEKAYFILDELLIGGELQETSKKNVLKAIAAQDVLQEDETPQGFFEDHGLG; this is encoded by the exons ATG ATGcaatttatgttattattcAGCCGTCAAGGCAAATTAAGGCTCCAAAAATGGTACGTCGCACATCAAGACAAGGTCAAGAAAAAGATCACCCGTGAACTTATCACAACAATTCTCACGAGAAAGCCCAAAATGTGCTCATTTCTCGAATGGAAAGACTTGAAAGTTGTCTATAAAAG atATGCAAGTTTATACTTTTGCTGTGCAATCGAGCAAAATGACAACGAATTGCTCACACTGGAAATAATTCACAGATACGTCGAATTATTAGATAAATATTTCGGaagt gTGTGTGAATTGGacataattttcaactttgaaaAAGCCTATTTCATCCTCGATGAACTCCTAATCGGCGGCGAACTGCAAGAAAcgtcaaagaaaaatgtgcTCAAGGCCATTGCGGCACAAGACGTCTTACAAGAG GATGAGACTCCGCaaggattttttgaagatCATGGACTTGGATAA
- the LOC134829220 gene encoding thioredoxin-related transmembrane protein 2 homolog has translation MSSFKKDLILLLKPYYWVNIILSLTFLIAKRCPIVCNYTVPLFPHDTDICELGSRETEILFFLIIVIMIRTRKAGSTTMITYLTSSFIYTKVANLILWSYHDFRLGVAYGILIVLVGLLLPEPTYSGPEKVTYFRTENGLADELNGDKRVTWLVCFYTAWNPACVNFAPIFAELSSEYCLENLKFGKVDIGRFPDVGKKHHVSDSSLSKQLPTLILFKNGKEVERRPMADHKGKLQKFFFSHDNIRAAFDLNNLYKEAKENPIKTKKSLETKKDD, from the coding sequence ATGAGCTCATTCAAGAAAGACCTCATTCTCCTGCTAAAACCCTATTATTGGGTCAACATAATCCTCAGCCTGACCTTTTTGATTGCAAAACGATGCCCAATTGTGTGCAACTACACGGTGCCTCTGTTCCCGCACGACACGGACATCTGCGAACTCGGATCCCGCGaaacggaaattttatttttcctcataATCGTCATCATGATTCGCACCCGCAAAGCTGGCAGCACCACAATGATCACCTACTTGACCTCGTCGTTCATCTACACAAAAGTGGCGAATTTGATTCTTTGGTCGTATCACGATTTTCGTCTCGGCGTCGCTTACGGGATTTTAATCGTGTTAGTTGGGCTTCTCTTGCCGGAGCCAACTTACAGTGGTCCGGAGAAAGTCACGTACTTCCGAACGGAAAATGGGCTCGCTGACGAGCTGAATGGCGATAAACGTGTGACATGGCTCGTTTGCTTCTACACCGCTTGGAATCCAGCTTGCGTcaattttgccccaattttTGCGGAATTATCGTCGGAATACTGCTTGGAGAACCTGAAATTCGGAAAAGTTGATATTGGAAGGTTCCCGGATGTCGGCAAGAAGCATCATGTGTCGGATAGTTCGTTGAGCAAGCAACTGCCGAcgttaattttgttcaaaaatggcAAAGAAGTCGAACGGAGACCCATGGCGGACCACAAAGGAAAGttgcagaaatttttcttttcacatGACAACATCAGAGCTGCTTTTGATCTCAATAATTTGTACAAAGAAGCCAAGGAGAACCCGATAAAGACGAAAAAATCGCTTGAAACGAAGAAagacgattaa
- the LOC134830448 gene encoding AP-1 complex subunit sigma-2 isoform X3 has product MQFMLLFSRQGKLRLQKWYVAHQDKVKKKITRELITTILTRKPKMCSFLEWKDLKVVYKRYASLYFCCAIEQNDNELLTLEIIHRYVELLDKYFGSVCELDIIFNFEKAYFILDELLIGGELQETSKKNVLKAIAAQDVLQEDETPQGFFEDHGLG; this is encoded by the exons ATGcaatttatgttattattcAGCCGTCAAGGCAAATTAAGGCTCCAAAAATGGTACGTCGCACATCAAGACAAGGTCAAGAAAAAGATCACCCGTGAACTTATCACAACAATTCTCACGAGAAAGCCCAAAATGTGCTCATTTCTCGAATGGAAAGACTTGAAAGTTGTCTATAAAAG atATGCAAGTTTATACTTTTGCTGTGCAATCGAGCAAAATGACAACGAATTGCTCACACTGGAAATAATTCACAGATACGTCGAATTATTAGATAAATATTTCGGaagt gTGTGTGAATTGGacataattttcaactttgaaaAAGCCTATTTCATCCTCGATGAACTCCTAATCGGCGGCGAACTGCAAGAAAcgtcaaagaaaaatgtgcTCAAGGCCATTGCGGCACAAGACGTCTTACAAGAG GATGAGACTCCGCaaggattttttgaagatCATGGACTTGGATAA